One window of the Aptenodytes patagonicus chromosome 5, bAptPat1.pri.cur, whole genome shotgun sequence genome contains the following:
- the MYOZ1 gene encoding myozenin-1 isoform X2 produces the protein MPQEVSKLNLGKKISIPRDVMLEELSLLTNKGSKMFKLRQLRVEKFIYENNPDAFTDNSVDHFQKFIPPGGHYGEDAHGYAHGRMVGGMTAGQHGSSKQQYPAVPPRPGSKGGPGDSEGEHAGELTGSGGEGGDGTEKDGKSGGKKITIFKTYISPWEKAMGISPQDKSQFTTDLLSYSPKADFPHYKSFNRTAMPYGGYEKAAKRMTFKVPQFDICPLLPESLMIYTKNFSNRPSFNRTPIPWMPSGDSSEYHTEVNVPRSGETEEL, from the exons ATGCCACAAGAGGTGTCCAAGCTGAACTTGGGGAAGAAGATCAGCATCCCCAGAGATGTGATGCTAGAAGAGCTTTCTCTCCTCACTAACAAAGGATCCAAGATGTTCAAATTACGGCAGCTGAGGGTGGAGAAGTTCATTTATGAGAATAACCCTGATGCCTTCACCGACAATTCTGTG GATCACTTTCAGAAGTTCATCCCACCAGGAGGGCATTACGGGGAAGATGCTCATGGCTATGCCCACGGGCGGATGGTAGGAGGAATGACAGCTGGGCAGCATGGCTCCAGTAAGCAGCAGTACCCCGCTGTTCCTCCTAGGCCTGGAAGCAAGGGAGGCCCTGGAGACAGCGAAGGGGAACATGCGGGGGAATTGACTGGAAGTGGTGGAGAAGGAGGTGATGGTACTGAGAAAG ATGGAAAGTCAGGAGGCAAAAAAATCACTATATTTAAAACTTACATCTCCCCCTGGGAAAAAGCAATGGGTATCAGCCCCCAGGACAAAAGTCAGTTCACCACTGACTTACTGTCATATAGTCCCAAAGCTGATTTCCCCCATTACAAGTCTTTTAACCG GACTGCCATGCCTTACGGGGGCTATGAGAAAGCAGCCAAACGGATGACCTTCAAAGTGCCTCAGTTTGATATTTGCCCTTTGCTTCCAGAATCTCTCATGATATATACTAAAAATTTCAGCAACAGACCTTCCTTCAACAGAACCCCAATACCTTGGATgccttcaggagactcctctgaGTACCATACTGAGGTCAATGTGCCAAGGAGTGGTGAAACAGAAGAGCTGTAA
- the MYOZ1 gene encoding myozenin-1 isoform X1, protein MPLAGTPAPVKRKKSTKLIGKLTHEVMPQEVSKLNLGKKISIPRDVMLEELSLLTNKGSKMFKLRQLRVEKFIYENNPDAFTDNSVDHFQKFIPPGGHYGEDAHGYAHGRMVGGMTAGQHGSSKQQYPAVPPRPGSKGGPGDSEGEHAGELTGSGGEGGDGTEKDGKSGGKKITIFKTYISPWEKAMGISPQDKSQFTTDLLSYSPKADFPHYKSFNRTAMPYGGYEKAAKRMTFKVPQFDICPLLPESLMIYTKNFSNRPSFNRTPIPWMPSGDSSEYHTEVNVPRSGETEEL, encoded by the exons ATGCCCCTTGCAGGGACTCCTGCTCctgttaaaaggaaaaagtccACTAAACTCATTGGGAAGCTGACACACGAAG TCATGCCACAAGAGGTGTCCAAGCTGAACTTGGGGAAGAAGATCAGCATCCCCAGAGATGTGATGCTAGAAGAGCTTTCTCTCCTCACTAACAAAGGATCCAAGATGTTCAAATTACGGCAGCTGAGGGTGGAGAAGTTCATTTATGAGAATAACCCTGATGCCTTCACCGACAATTCTGTG GATCACTTTCAGAAGTTCATCCCACCAGGAGGGCATTACGGGGAAGATGCTCATGGCTATGCCCACGGGCGGATGGTAGGAGGAATGACAGCTGGGCAGCATGGCTCCAGTAAGCAGCAGTACCCCGCTGTTCCTCCTAGGCCTGGAAGCAAGGGAGGCCCTGGAGACAGCGAAGGGGAACATGCGGGGGAATTGACTGGAAGTGGTGGAGAAGGAGGTGATGGTACTGAGAAAG ATGGAAAGTCAGGAGGCAAAAAAATCACTATATTTAAAACTTACATCTCCCCCTGGGAAAAAGCAATGGGTATCAGCCCCCAGGACAAAAGTCAGTTCACCACTGACTTACTGTCATATAGTCCCAAAGCTGATTTCCCCCATTACAAGTCTTTTAACCG GACTGCCATGCCTTACGGGGGCTATGAGAAAGCAGCCAAACGGATGACCTTCAAAGTGCCTCAGTTTGATATTTGCCCTTTGCTTCCAGAATCTCTCATGATATATACTAAAAATTTCAGCAACAGACCTTCCTTCAACAGAACCCCAATACCTTGGATgccttcaggagactcctctgaGTACCATACTGAGGTCAATGTGCCAAGGAGTGGTGAAACAGAAGAGCTGTAA